A genomic segment from Halobellus litoreus encodes:
- a CDS encoding BCCT family transporter, which produces MSDSDDGGMSDGLQVELFHPESDRSPGDTNIQRFGFDIHPVVFPVALLLIAVFIAVTVLLGDQAAQAYSAVRGFFEGNFGWFYLLAVNIFIVTILYFALGKFGTIRIGGVEAEKEFSDFAWMAMLFSAGMGIGLMFFSVSEPLYYVSNVPGFFGAEAGTGAAGVAAMTQTFFHWGFHPWAIYGLVGLGLAFFSFNRGLPLTFRSIFWPLLGERIYGWPGHVIDLVTVFATLFGLATSLGLGVAQVNTGLSYVLGDMLGLVSIPTGTMPQVLLIAGITAIATLSVAAGLEGGVKRLSTINLYLMLTLLGFLIIVGPTLYIFGAWVEGLGAYFGNLLSLAFFTGTMGEGGGTVGAWTVFYWAWWIAWSPFVGMFIARISKGRTVREFVMGVLFLPSLFSTLWLAAFGGSALQNTIVGNGQVLATYNEFGQTVAMFAMLEQFPLGAISGLLATLLVITFFVTSSDSGSLVIDHLTSGGKHDVPKVQRIFWAITEGAVAAVLLIGGGLNALQTAAIATGFPFAIILVLMCYTVYQGLQNEHEILSSEQFAERIKDLTDQEDVDVVTSGSETVTGVRGGTETEGGD; this is translated from the coding sequence ATGTCAGACAGTGACGACGGAGGAATGTCCGACGGGCTTCAGGTAGAGCTGTTCCACCCGGAGTCCGACCGCAGTCCCGGTGACACGAACATCCAGCGATTCGGGTTCGACATCCATCCGGTCGTGTTCCCGGTCGCGCTGCTGTTGATCGCGGTGTTCATCGCCGTGACGGTGCTTCTCGGCGATCAGGCCGCACAAGCGTACTCCGCGGTACGCGGCTTCTTCGAGGGGAACTTCGGCTGGTTCTACCTCCTGGCGGTGAACATCTTCATCGTCACGATACTGTACTTCGCGCTGGGCAAATTCGGAACGATCCGGATCGGTGGCGTCGAAGCAGAAAAAGAGTTCAGCGACTTCGCGTGGATGGCGATGCTGTTCAGCGCCGGGATGGGTATCGGCCTGATGTTCTTCAGCGTCTCCGAACCGCTGTACTACGTCTCGAACGTGCCGGGGTTCTTCGGCGCTGAAGCGGGAACCGGCGCGGCGGGCGTGGCCGCGATGACGCAGACGTTCTTCCACTGGGGCTTCCACCCGTGGGCGATCTACGGTCTGGTCGGACTCGGCCTCGCCTTCTTCTCGTTCAACCGCGGACTACCGCTGACGTTCCGGTCGATCTTCTGGCCGCTGCTCGGAGAGCGGATCTACGGGTGGCCCGGCCACGTCATCGACCTGGTGACCGTGTTCGCGACGCTGTTCGGCCTGGCGACCTCGCTCGGCCTCGGCGTCGCGCAGGTGAACACGGGGCTCTCGTACGTCCTCGGCGACATGCTGGGCCTCGTGAGCATCCCCACCGGTACGATGCCGCAGGTGCTCCTGATCGCCGGGATCACCGCCATCGCGACGCTCTCTGTCGCCGCCGGTCTCGAAGGCGGCGTCAAGCGGCTGAGCACGATCAACCTCTACCTGATGTTGACTCTGCTCGGCTTCCTCATCATCGTCGGACCGACGCTCTACATCTTCGGTGCCTGGGTCGAAGGCCTCGGCGCGTACTTCGGCAACCTCCTCTCGCTCGCGTTCTTCACCGGAACGATGGGCGAGGGCGGCGGTACCGTCGGCGCGTGGACGGTGTTCTACTGGGCCTGGTGGATCGCGTGGTCTCCCTTCGTCGGGATGTTCATCGCGCGCATCTCGAAGGGCCGGACCGTCCGCGAGTTCGTGATGGGCGTGCTGTTCCTCCCGTCGCTGTTCTCGACGCTCTGGCTCGCCGCGTTCGGCGGCAGCGCGCTGCAGAACACGATCGTCGGTAACGGGCAGGTGCTCGCGACCTACAACGAGTTCGGGCAGACCGTCGCGATGTTCGCGATGCTGGAGCAGTTCCCGCTCGGAGCCATTTCGGGGCTTCTGGCGACCCTGCTCGTGATCACGTTCTTCGTGACCTCGTCTGACTCGGGCTCGCTGGTCATCGACCACCTGACGTCGGGCGGGAAGCACGACGTCCCGAAGGTCCAGCGGATCTTCTGGGCGATCACCGAGGGTGCAGTCGCCGCCGTGCTGCTCATCGGGGGCGGACTCAACGCCCTGCAGACGGCCGCAATCGCGACCGGATTCCCGTTCGCGATCATCCTCGTCTTGATGTGTTACACCGTCTATCAGGGACTGCAAAACGAACACGAGATCCTGTCCTCCGAGCAGTTCGCAGAGCGTATCAAGGATCTCACCGACCAGGAGGACGTCGACGTCGTCACGTCCGGAAGCGAAACTGTGACGGGAGTCAGAGGCGGTACCGAAACGGAGGGTGGCGATTAG
- a CDS encoding universal stress protein: MYDKILIPYDGSDEAIKGAKHGIQLAAALGAEVHALYVIDLPGAPRALALRDDEESMREEYKEYGDEVLGNLSDVADEHGVECTTVQRTGAPSEEIVDYAEDEGMDAIVMGSAYRGTIGGILGGTMDKVVRTATVPVITQRMQMEEL, from the coding sequence ATGTACGACAAGATACTGATACCGTACGACGGGAGCGACGAGGCGATCAAGGGCGCAAAACACGGAATCCAACTCGCCGCCGCACTCGGCGCGGAGGTGCACGCACTCTACGTCATCGACCTGCCAGGTGCGCCGCGGGCGCTGGCGCTACGAGACGACGAAGAGAGTATGCGAGAGGAGTACAAGGAGTACGGGGACGAAGTCCTGGGGAACCTCTCGGACGTCGCAGACGAACACGGCGTCGAGTGCACGACGGTGCAGCGGACCGGCGCACCGAGCGAAGAGATCGTCGATTACGCCGAAGACGAGGGGATGGACGCGATCGTGATGGGATCGGCCTACCGCGGGACGATCGGGGGCATCCTCGGCGGCACGATGGACAAGGTCGTCAGAACCGCGACGGTGCCGGTGATCACCCAGCGGATGCAGATGGAAGAACTCTGA
- a CDS encoding (Fe-S)-binding protein yields MVAEGTVTRPTFWGIGHLGEIAFYVLAALTILVFVYGVYRRVDRYTAGQADWFDRLDDLPNRIVSSARIVLSNRKLFDRDTTGGIMHAFIMWGFLTLLIGTTILAIDMDIYQPVTGLVGTEQSFFVGDFYLSYSLVMDAMGLLFVVGVGVALYRRYAAREWRLHGKHTSLEDDLFIWALFFLGVGGYVTEGLRILGTGFPEFETVSFVGWFVADVFAIAGMTQMTAEAIYPAVWWSHSLLAFAFIAAIPYGKPFHMLSSYANIVTRDEKAGARLPGIPADLDADTGAESIDDFSWKEILDQDACTKCGRCSSACPAETSGRPLDPRDVILDLKQYRESLDAGDAEEIDIVADGGESVVDAATMESCMACMACMDACPVDIEHLKSFTRMNRQLTDQGDVDSNVQDTFDNIMGMGNTFGDPPDERAAWAEDLDFDVTDAREEDVEYLWYVGDYPSYDERNKQVARSLAKILEHADVEYGILFEEEKYDGNDIRRLGEEFLYVDLAGYHVEKFEEVDPEKIICTDPHSYNTFKNEYPEVEYEDFADEPLMQFEYDGEWNQDGEIDVLHWTQAVEEMVEDGNLGLRGNELDVTVTYHDPCHLGRYNDEYEAPRDLIRATGATLAEMPRNRNESFCCGGGGGGLWMDIDEESKPSEERMREALEDTEAGDAVEKFVVACPMCMTMYEDGRKTGGYEDDIEIVDVAELLVDAIESGPGVEATGTAGAAGQAD; encoded by the coding sequence ATGGTTGCTGAAGGAACCGTAACGAGACCGACGTTCTGGGGCATCGGGCACCTCGGCGAGATCGCGTTCTACGTCCTCGCCGCCCTGACGATCCTGGTGTTCGTCTACGGCGTGTACCGGCGGGTCGACCGCTACACCGCCGGGCAGGCGGACTGGTTCGACAGGCTCGACGACCTCCCGAATCGAATCGTCAGTAGTGCGCGGATCGTGCTCTCGAACAGGAAGCTCTTCGACCGGGATACGACCGGCGGCATAATGCACGCGTTCATTATGTGGGGCTTTCTGACGCTGCTCATCGGGACGACGATTCTCGCGATCGATATGGATATCTACCAGCCGGTCACCGGCCTGGTGGGCACCGAACAGTCGTTCTTCGTGGGGGACTTCTATCTCTCGTACTCGCTCGTGATGGACGCGATGGGACTGCTGTTCGTCGTCGGCGTCGGCGTCGCGCTGTATCGGCGCTACGCCGCGCGGGAGTGGCGGCTCCACGGCAAGCACACGAGTCTCGAAGACGACCTGTTCATCTGGGCGCTCTTCTTCCTCGGCGTCGGCGGGTACGTCACGGAGGGGCTTCGCATCCTCGGGACGGGCTTCCCCGAGTTCGAGACGGTGAGCTTCGTCGGGTGGTTCGTCGCTGACGTGTTCGCGATCGCGGGGATGACCCAGATGACCGCCGAGGCGATCTACCCCGCGGTCTGGTGGTCGCACTCGCTGCTCGCGTTCGCGTTCATCGCCGCGATTCCGTACGGCAAACCGTTCCACATGCTCTCGTCGTACGCGAACATCGTGACGCGTGACGAGAAGGCCGGCGCTCGGCTCCCGGGCATCCCGGCCGACCTCGACGCTGACACCGGCGCCGAGAGCATCGACGACTTCTCCTGGAAAGAGATCCTCGATCAGGACGCCTGTACCAAGTGCGGGCGGTGTTCCTCCGCGTGTCCGGCCGAGACCTCGGGCCGGCCGCTGGATCCCCGGGACGTGATCCTCGATCTGAAGCAGTACCGCGAGTCGCTCGACGCCGGCGACGCGGAAGAGATCGACATCGTCGCCGACGGCGGCGAGAGCGTCGTCGACGCCGCCACGATGGAGTCCTGTATGGCCTGTATGGCCTGTATGGACGCCTGCCCGGTCGACATCGAGCACCTGAAATCGTTCACGCGGATGAACCGACAGCTCACCGACCAGGGAGACGTCGACTCGAACGTCCAGGACACCTTCGACAACATCATGGGGATGGGCAACACGTTCGGCGATCCGCCGGACGAACGCGCCGCGTGGGCCGAGGACCTGGACTTCGACGTCACCGACGCCCGGGAGGAAGACGTCGAATACCTCTGGTACGTCGGCGACTACCCGAGTTACGACGAGCGAAACAAGCAGGTCGCCCGGTCGCTCGCGAAGATCCTCGAACACGCCGACGTGGAGTACGGCATCCTCTTCGAGGAGGAGAAGTACGACGGCAACGACATCCGACGGCTCGGCGAGGAGTTCCTCTACGTCGACCTCGCGGGCTACCACGTCGAGAAGTTCGAGGAGGTCGATCCGGAGAAGATCATCTGTACGGACCCCCACTCCTACAACACGTTCAAAAACGAGTACCCGGAGGTGGAGTACGAGGACTTCGCCGACGAACCGCTGATGCAGTTCGAGTACGACGGCGAGTGGAACCAGGACGGGGAAATCGACGTCCTCCACTGGACCCAAGCGGTCGAAGAGATGGTCGAAGACGGGAATCTGGGACTCCGCGGCAACGAACTCGACGTCACGGTCACCTACCACGATCCGTGCCACCTCGGCCGGTACAACGACGAGTACGAGGCCCCGCGTGACCTCATCAGAGCGACGGGTGCGACGCTCGCGGAGATGCCGCGTAACCGCAACGAGTCGTTCTGTTGCGGCGGCGGCGGCGGCGGCCTCTGGATGGACATCGACGAGGAGTCGAAACCGAGCGAGGAGCGGATGCGGGAAGCGCTCGAAGACACCGAGGCCGGCGACGCCGTCGAGAAGTTCGTCGTCGCCTGCCCGATGTGTATGACGATGTACGAGGACGGACGGAAGACGGGCGGTTACGAGGACGACATCGAAATCGTCGACGTCGCGGAACTTCTGGTCGACGCCATCGAGAGCGGCCCCGGGGTCGAGGCGACCGGCACTGCCGGCGCGGCCGGACAGGCCGACTGA